In a genomic window of Tissierella sp. Yu-01:
- a CDS encoding ROK family protein, with amino-acid sequence MKTIGIDLGGTSIYGGIINDKGQILKRVDRETGKSVGADEVLRRISLVIDDLLKIENDIIGIGIGSPGFIDTYNGKVLTVGGNIEGWAGTDIKGKLSKKYPNHQIFVGNDANVAGICEGWIGAGKDFDSYIMITLGTGLGGAIYTKKQGIWYGQNFQGGELGHAILYPNGRKCTCGQNGCVEQYISGTAIEKLYFELTGKSLNGKEIFRTYDTDNNSKIIIDNFAKNLAIYISSLKNIFDPEGIVIGGGVINSKDYWWDLMVDSYRNYVNDPKGLEIVPAIYLNDAGMIGAGKLALDNMK; translated from the coding sequence ATGAAAACTATAGGGATTGATTTAGGTGGTACAAGTATATATGGAGGAATTATAAATGATAAAGGTCAAATACTAAAAAGAGTAGATAGGGAGACTGGGAAAAGTGTAGGAGCAGATGAGGTTTTAAGAAGAATATCCCTAGTTATAGATGATTTGCTAAAAATAGAAAATGACATAATTGGTATAGGTATTGGGTCGCCAGGATTTATAGATACATATAATGGTAAAGTGCTTACTGTTGGTGGTAATATAGAAGGCTGGGCTGGTACTGATATTAAAGGAAAACTTTCGAAGAAATACCCTAACCATCAGATATTTGTTGGCAATGATGCTAATGTTGCTGGCATATGTGAAGGCTGGATAGGCGCTGGTAAGGATTTTGACAGCTATATAATGATAACTCTAGGTACTGGCCTAGGAGGAGCTATTTACACAAAGAAACAGGGGATATGGTATGGACAAAATTTCCAAGGTGGTGAGCTTGGACATGCGATATTATATCCTAATGGGCGAAAATGTACTTGTGGTCAAAATGGCTGTGTTGAACAGTATATATCTGGGACTGCAATAGAAAAACTATATTTTGAGCTGACTGGCAAGTCTTTAAATGGTAAAGAAATATTTAGAACATATGATACAGATAATAATTCAAAGATAATTATTGATAATTTTGCTAAAAATCTAGCTATTTATATTTCTTCTTTAAAAAATATATTTGACCCTGAAGGCATAGTTATCGGTGGAGGAGTAATCAATTCAAAAGATTATTGGTGGGATTTAATGGTAGATAGCTATAGAAACTATGTCAATGACCCTAAGGGTTTAGAAATAGTACCAGCTATATACTTAAACGATGCGGGTATGATAGGCGCAGGTAAATTAGCATTAGACAATATGAAGTAG
- a CDS encoding PD-(D/E)XK nuclease family protein — translation MAEKKVYLGSFNNHNKKILHEKMITYLKENKGEKFYYILPNGNLLKKYRRDFINEVEGTLDLNLFTFDDIVNNIIKGYSYKSIDDPLKGLIIRNILKNLSEKKEIEYYKDVTNMEGFVDSCINIIREIKRSLITPEIYLSKCPNDSYYKEIGVIYNEYERILLDKSLSDRENDYLNCINILSQNPDYLSDLEFIIIDEFYDFRPIESEIIKELSKKDIDIFINIPFGNSSDNVILQETLKKLKGFGFSIEYHEKNPSNIFESLSNKLFTYNDEKLDFIENIEVIKSPSCYIEMKKIFRDIKGKLHGGIDIDQMAVVLTSNSYMNSLFRVADEEGIPLKISKKTPVSMLPIVKELLNIIKTKMSNGLRENILNRIKSNYFPICDSYDKDEVEYFIRKLNFDSFDDLNKILEDNKSLSIPLRYIEILKELVDKIRVENDHISEENAVDIYNSIFIKFLDNYKIEERIFNMYQSLKDYDIFHRDLMSLEKLKDVLIRMDEIAIINDRMTLEDYYLVLEDYLKEESIIETDETIKGLEVLNPINSRGLSHKILYIVGLSQEEYPQLNNRSFFLSDDNYYTLKKIGIDIMNYHERFANEALKFSTLISSCKEQLYLSFNENSQEEGKNIPSMFLDDLLSKIRGEKIEEKVKYAILELDYLIKSDIDEITCEKDLINALLYKYYNGELEEKYLSILDQRYSEQIDKINKIINIEKKRTSDNYNQFSGLLDDKSIKNVIKTNLDDKVYSISYLEGYSMCPYYFLLHDYFKVEEMGRTPEDFSPIDIGTIYHGVLNNYYRKYQKDLIDNKDEFNFEETTEYLRNLVNKYSTMANFDISNKGDYLVVDNIYLRLEGFIKSDIERIKKYNIVPWEFEVEFGRENPFIIEMNNKKISFRGKIDRIDKIADEDKFIVIDYKSSSYGKKDLTQIVNGLSLQLPVYILSQGDKNVIAGSYSILSNGEFSTAMGILGEANFITKRQKGALEKDQWDNTLENSKNIIFNIIQNINNGNFSVNPLECSEYCPYKDICRFDKVMEVN, via the coding sequence ATGGCTGAGAAAAAAGTTTATTTAGGATCATTTAATAATCACAACAAAAAGATATTACATGAGAAGATGATCACTTATTTAAAAGAAAATAAGGGAGAGAAATTTTATTATATTTTACCTAATGGAAACTTATTAAAGAAATATAGAAGAGATTTTATAAATGAAGTGGAAGGCACCTTAGATTTAAATCTTTTTACCTTTGATGATATTGTTAATAATATCATCAAAGGTTATTCTTATAAAAGTATAGATGATCCCTTAAAGGGGTTAATAATTAGAAATATATTAAAAAATCTATCTGAAAAAAAAGAAATAGAGTATTATAAAGATGTTACGAATATGGAAGGTTTTGTGGACAGTTGTATAAACATTATCCGCGAAATCAAAAGATCCTTGATAACTCCTGAAATATATTTAAGTAAGTGTCCCAACGATAGCTACTATAAGGAAATTGGAGTTATATATAATGAGTATGAAAGGATTTTATTGGACAAGTCCCTATCGGACAGAGAAAATGATTATTTAAACTGTATAAATATATTAAGTCAAAATCCTGACTACTTATCAGATTTGGAGTTTATTATAATTGATGAATTCTATGATTTCAGACCTATTGAATCAGAAATTATAAAAGAGTTGTCAAAAAAAGATATAGATATATTTATAAATATTCCCTTTGGAAATTCTTCAGATAATGTAATATTACAGGAAACTCTAAAAAAATTAAAGGGATTTGGTTTTTCTATAGAATATCATGAAAAAAATCCTTCTAATATCTTTGAATCTCTTAGTAATAAATTATTTACTTATAATGATGAAAAACTTGATTTTATTGAGAACATTGAAGTAATAAAAAGTCCTTCTTGCTACATAGAAATGAAGAAGATATTTAGGGATATAAAAGGTAAACTACATGGTGGAATAGATATTGATCAGATGGCAGTTGTATTAACTAGTAATAGTTATATGAATTCCTTATTTAGAGTTGCTGATGAAGAAGGTATACCGCTTAAAATAAGCAAAAAAACTCCTGTGTCAATGTTACCAATTGTAAAAGAACTACTAAATATTATAAAAACTAAAATGTCTAATGGTTTAAGAGAAAATATACTTAACAGAATTAAGTCAAACTATTTTCCAATCTGTGATTCTTACGATAAAGATGAAGTTGAATATTTTATACGAAAACTAAACTTTGATTCATTTGATGATCTTAATAAAATATTAGAAGATAATAAAAGCCTTAGTATTCCACTTAGATACATTGAAATATTGAAAGAGCTTGTTGATAAAATTAGGGTTGAAAATGATCATATATCTGAAGAAAATGCTGTTGATATCTATAATAGCATTTTTATTAAATTCCTTGATAATTACAAGATTGAAGAAAGAATATTCAATATGTATCAATCATTAAAAGATTATGATATATTTCATAGAGATTTAATGAGTTTGGAAAAACTTAAAGATGTATTAATACGTATGGACGAAATAGCTATTATAAATGATAGGATGACACTAGAAGATTATTACTTAGTCTTAGAGGATTATCTAAAAGAAGAAAGTATAATAGAAACTGATGAAACAATAAAGGGGCTAGAAGTTCTTAATCCGATTAATTCTAGAGGATTATCCCATAAGATTTTGTACATTGTAGGTTTATCCCAAGAAGAGTATCCTCAACTTAATAATAGAAGTTTTTTCCTATCAGATGACAATTACTATACCTTGAAGAAAATAGGAATCGACATTATGAATTATCATGAAAGATTCGCTAATGAGGCTTTGAAGTTTTCAACATTGATTTCTTCTTGTAAAGAACAATTATATTTATCATTTAATGAAAATTCACAAGAAGAAGGTAAAAATATACCTTCTATGTTTTTAGATGATTTGCTATCTAAAATTAGAGGAGAAAAAATAGAAGAGAAAGTTAAATATGCAATTCTTGAATTGGACTATCTAATTAAAAGTGATATTGATGAGATTACATGTGAAAAAGACTTAATTAATGCTCTATTGTATAAATATTATAATGGAGAATTAGAGGAAAAATACCTGTCCATATTAGATCAAAGATATAGTGAGCAAATAGATAAAATAAATAAGATTATAAATATTGAAAAAAAGAGAACCTCAGATAACTACAATCAGTTTAGTGGACTTTTAGATGATAAATCCATTAAGAATGTTATAAAAACAAATTTAGATGATAAGGTTTATTCAATATCCTATTTAGAGGGATATAGCATGTGCCCTTATTATTTTCTTTTGCATGACTACTTTAAAGTAGAAGAAATGGGAAGAACACCTGAAGATTTTAGCCCAATTGATATAGGTACTATTTATCATGGGGTATTAAATAATTATTATAGGAAATATCAAAAAGACTTGATTGATAATAAAGATGAATTTAATTTCGAAGAGACTACTGAATACTTAAGGAATTTAGTAAATAAATATTCTACTATGGCGAATTTCGATATAAGCAATAAGGGAGATTACTTAGTAGTTGATAATATTTATTTAAGACTGGAAGGTTTTATAAAAAGTGATATTGAAAGAATTAAAAAGTATAATATTGTACCTTGGGAGTTTGAAGTCGAATTTGGGAGAGAAAACCCATTCATTATTGAAATGAATAACAAGAAGATATCATTTAGAGGAAAAATCGATAGAATTGATAAAATAGCTGATGAAGATAAATTTATTGTTATAGATTATAAATCAAGTTCATATGGTAAGAAGGACTTGACACAAATAGTAAATGGACTGTCATTACAGCTTCCAGTATATATCCTTTCCCAAGGTGATAAGAATGTAATAGCTGGCTCATATAGCATACTTTCTAATGGAGAATTTAGTACTGCTATGGGAATTCTAGGAGAAGCTAATTTTATAACAAAGAGACAAAAGGGTGCTTTGGAAAAGGACCAATGGGATAATACACTGGAAAATTCAAAAAATATAATATTTAATATAATACAGAATATAAATAATGGTAATTTCTCAGTGAATCCATTGGAGTGTTCGGAGTATTGCCCTTATAAGGATATATGCAGATTTGACAAGGTAATGGAGGTGAATTAG
- a CDS encoding UvrD-helicase domain-containing protein: MDPQKKAIETIDRCVAVNAGAGTGKTKVLTERFVYILEHGKLEEGREVESIVAITFTKKATQEMVERIRSEIRKRFGEGNKWARFYRDMEKSNISTIHSFCGKILRENPIEAKVDPLFNVLDDSTSKDLLNESIMEALKLGILNELYDFMLLLKEFRPENLIGDLTEIYNQVRTVGMSFENVKKSTMDYLDNLRIDTDDLKIIKDTIIYLQGKLAKNSNIVKLHDDSTWIKFRDDEYSNDELFHILEYLNDRLGTSKKEEEKFNLLRTSIDRVLISKESKFKWMYNCFLDLLILIDKLYTEKKDKISGLDYDDLQLKVLRLFDNIDIKEKYQAKYKYIMIDEFQDTNELQKNIFYKLATKDKPLDQNNLFVVGDPKQSIYAFRGADIDVFYNVLNDIKNITNEKNITLSKNYRTVNTVLEFINDVFQKLMESRYDSLEPFHTSENKIDIEVLENTDYEASNEDSIIYEADLIAKRIKTLVDEGKYNYRDFALLFRATTRNYYYEEALKKYNIPIYNSSSKQFFKRQEILDILNALKTISNPFDTVSSIGFLRGPMVGVSDITIFHLLSNNEISLYNTIERYFYEPFADLPQDEVENLKNAKNLLEYLYSIKDISSLSYILERLLDKTNFMQVQLLMNNGKQSLANIYKFMHILENYENNNMKSLEDFIDYIEDIKNDAEAEGIIESEDSNVVKLLTIHKSKGLQFPVVIIPEMAKDMRINHPRFLFNKKIGIGIKTDETKGIYEKIKSELDGKEKEEYKRILYVAMTRAKNMLILGAQGKIRGFKAMIKDIIDPNFYNSIKNIDLNVGASQHLKLIQPSNISDKNKEIFHLPLLGISNITTKRFERFSISQFLNFRRCKRSFYLDYYKKLSISNTLDFDEIETKADGLVSALDKGNIVHKFCELYDNDTDIRGLLDSIANSYGVILNEDIYAELQPYINNYLNYINNDNYDKVYIEKPFFLKLGESYVSGVIDRVNFKNNEIEIVDFKTNKLNNKRFLANHYQPQLGFYAYAMEKIMKVKVSKSSIIFLEDGEEVSIDISDEVVSKNVQEIEKFISFVNQHNNIVDYLPSNDCNEYCRHKNICGGIDI, translated from the coding sequence GTGGATCCACAAAAGAAAGCAATTGAAACAATTGATAGATGTGTTGCTGTAAATGCAGGGGCAGGTACTGGAAAGACAAAGGTGCTTACTGAGAGATTTGTGTATATACTAGAACATGGTAAATTGGAGGAAGGAAGAGAAGTTGAATCCATTGTTGCCATTACCTTTACTAAAAAGGCTACCCAGGAAATGGTTGAGAGAATAAGAAGTGAAATTAGAAAGAGATTTGGCGAGGGAAACAAATGGGCTAGATTCTATAGGGACATGGAGAAGTCCAATATTTCTACCATTCATTCATTTTGCGGAAAGATTTTAAGAGAAAATCCAATTGAAGCCAAGGTAGATCCATTATTTAATGTACTTGATGATTCTACATCAAAGGATTTATTGAATGAAAGCATTATGGAAGCTCTTAAATTAGGAATATTGAATGAATTATATGATTTCATGCTGCTATTAAAGGAATTTAGACCTGAAAATCTAATTGGTGATTTAACAGAAATATACAATCAGGTAAGAACTGTGGGTATGTCCTTTGAGAATGTAAAAAAAAGTACAATGGATTATTTGGACAACTTAAGAATTGATACGGATGATTTAAAAATAATTAAGGATACTATTATTTATCTGCAGGGGAAGCTAGCTAAAAATTCTAATATAGTCAAATTACATGATGATTCTACATGGATTAAATTTAGAGATGATGAATATAGTAATGATGAATTATTCCATATTCTAGAGTACCTAAATGATAGATTAGGTACCAGTAAAAAAGAAGAAGAAAAGTTTAATCTATTGAGAACTTCAATAGATAGAGTTTTGATTAGTAAAGAGTCCAAGTTTAAATGGATGTATAATTGTTTTCTAGATTTGCTAATTCTAATAGATAAACTATATACTGAAAAGAAAGATAAAATCAGTGGCTTAGATTATGATGATTTACAACTAAAGGTATTACGTTTGTTTGACAATATAGATATAAAAGAAAAATATCAAGCGAAGTACAAATATATAATGATTGACGAATTTCAAGATACCAATGAATTGCAAAAAAATATCTTTTATAAACTTGCTACAAAGGACAAGCCATTGGACCAGAATAATTTATTTGTTGTAGGAGATCCAAAACAGTCTATATATGCTTTTAGAGGAGCGGATATAGATGTGTTCTATAACGTATTAAATGATATTAAAAACATAACAAATGAAAAGAATATAACTCTTTCTAAGAATTATCGAACAGTAAATACAGTATTGGAATTTATAAATGACGTGTTTCAAAAATTAATGGAGAGTAGATATGATTCATTAGAGCCTTTTCATACTTCAGAAAATAAAATTGATATAGAGGTTTTGGAAAATACTGATTATGAAGCAAGCAATGAAGATTCAATAATATATGAGGCAGATCTTATAGCCAAGAGAATAAAAACATTAGTTGATGAAGGAAAATATAACTATAGAGATTTTGCATTGTTATTCAGGGCAACCACTAGGAATTACTACTATGAAGAAGCATTAAAGAAATACAATATTCCTATTTATAATTCAAGTAGCAAGCAATTTTTTAAACGTCAAGAAATACTGGATATACTAAATGCCTTAAAAACAATAAGTAATCCATTTGATACTGTTTCATCTATTGGATTTCTAAGGGGACCTATGGTTGGTGTATCAGATATTACTATATTTCATTTATTAAGCAATAATGAAATAAGTCTTTATAACACAATAGAAAGATATTTTTATGAACCATTTGCTGATTTGCCACAGGATGAAGTTGAAAATCTAAAGAATGCTAAGAACCTCTTAGAATATCTATATAGTATAAAGGATATATCTAGTTTGTCATATATTTTGGAAAGATTATTGGATAAAACCAATTTTATGCAGGTACAACTTCTAATGAATAATGGTAAACAATCTCTTGCAAATATATATAAATTTATGCATATACTAGAAAATTATGAGAATAACAATATGAAAAGCCTTGAAGATTTTATAGATTATATAGAAGATATAAAGAATGATGCTGAGGCTGAAGGGATAATTGAATCCGAGGATTCGAATGTTGTAAAGCTATTAACTATCCATAAATCAAAAGGATTACAGTTTCCCGTAGTTATAATACCTGAAATGGCAAAGGACATGAGAATCAATCATCCTAGATTTTTGTTTAATAAAAAAATTGGTATTGGTATAAAAACTGATGAAACCAAAGGAATTTATGAGAAAATCAAGTCTGAATTAGATGGGAAAGAAAAAGAAGAGTACAAGAGAATCCTTTATGTAGCAATGACAAGAGCTAAGAATATGCTAATCTTAGGTGCTCAAGGCAAGATTAGAGGATTTAAAGCTATGATAAAAGATATAATAGATCCTAACTTCTATAATAGTATAAAAAATATAGATTTAAATGTAGGAGCAAGTCAACATTTAAAACTAATTCAACCTAGTAACATTTCAGATAAAAATAAAGAGATATTCCACCTTCCATTGCTGGGAATAAGTAATATTACAACTAAGAGATTTGAAAGATTTAGTATTAGCCAATTTTTAAATTTTAGAAGATGTAAAAGAAGTTTTTACCTTGATTATTATAAAAAGTTAAGTATTTCTAATACATTAGATTTTGATGAAATTGAAACAAAAGCAGATGGTTTAGTTTCAGCCCTTGACAAAGGAAATATAGTTCATAAGTTTTGTGAGCTATATGATAATGATACTGATATAAGAGGTTTATTGGATAGCATCGCCAATAGCTATGGAGTAATATTAAATGAAGATATTTATGCTGAACTACAACCATATATAAATAACTATTTAAATTACATCAATAATGATAATTACGATAAAGTGTATATTGAGAAACCATTCTTCCTAAAACTAGGTGAAAGTTACGTTTCTGGAGTAATAGATAGGGTGAACTTTAAAAATAATGAAATTGAGATAGTAGATTTTAAAACAAATAAACTAAATAATAAGAGATTTTTGGCAAATCATTATCAACCACAGCTAGGATTTTATGCTTATGCAATGGAAAAGATAATGAAAGTCAAGGTGAGTAAGAGTAGCATTATTTTCTTAGAAGATGGAGAAGAGGTTAGTATAGATATATCTGATGAAGTTGTAAGCAAAAATGTTCAAGAAATTGAAAAATTCATTTCATTTGTTAATCAGCATAATAACATTGTTGACTATTTACCTTCAAATGACTGTAATGAATATTGCAGACATAAAAATATATGTGGAGGAATTGATATATAA
- a CDS encoding alpha/beta hydrolase, whose amino-acid sequence MGFIKMRDGILLNYQKDLAKNPKGVILINHGFAEHLGRYDYVTKRLVDSGYNVYRYDLRGHGRSKSRLGHIEYFNDFIEDCDEMVELMIKENSGLPLFMLGHSMGGLITALYGVCYNDKLQGQIFSGAALGTLPSVARVKKILPIATKFFRNVKVKNPIDDSLCGDREVFSAYLNDPLVLRKATMNFYVEFLINSIKIFNERVKEYNYPCLITHGKLDKIVPKELSISFFNSISSKDKEIKIYDGLYHEILNEKIKDHILNDMILWLDRELINNY is encoded by the coding sequence ATGGGCTTTATTAAAATGAGAGATGGAATCCTCCTGAATTATCAAAAGGACTTAGCTAAAAATCCTAAGGGAGTAATTTTAATAAACCATGGTTTTGCAGAACATCTTGGAAGATATGATTATGTAACAAAAAGACTAGTTGATAGTGGTTATAATGTATATAGATACGATTTAAGAGGCCATGGAAGAAGTAAGTCTAGACTTGGCCATATTGAATACTTTAACGATTTTATTGAAGATTGTGATGAAATGGTTGAACTAATGATTAAAGAGAATTCAGGTCTACCATTATTTATGTTGGGCCATAGCATGGGTGGCCTAATAACTGCACTATATGGTGTTTGCTATAACGATAAATTACAAGGGCAGATATTTTCTGGTGCAGCTTTAGGGACACTACCATCTGTGGCAAGAGTCAAGAAGATATTGCCCATTGCAACTAAGTTTTTTAGAAATGTTAAAGTTAAAAATCCCATTGACGATTCCTTGTGTGGAGATAGAGAAGTATTTAGTGCATATCTAAATGATCCTTTAGTACTAAGAAAGGCAACCATGAACTTTTATGTTGAATTCTTAATTAATAGCATTAAAATATTCAATGAGAGAGTAAAGGAGTATAACTATCCATGCCTTATAACACATGGCAAACTGGATAAGATTGTGCCTAAAGAACTCAGTATATCATTTTTTAATAGTATTTCATCTAAGGACAAAGAAATAAAGATATATGATGGCTTATACCATGAAATACTTAATGAAAAAATAAAAGATCATATACTAAATGATATGATCTTATGGTTGGATAGAGAGCTTATTAACAATTATTAA
- a CDS encoding MFS transporter — protein MNQYLIFITTFIIQFIIAIEMNMLGPLAPFLSDYFNIKDNMVILFNLGFSAVGILVPFLGILADRFGKKKIISFALVLFLVGCMAAGFAKAPLVFAFGRIFIGLGYYSLSSINLSYVSEFINYENRGMASGILRIAFGLGVIFTPIYATGLINKFNYIYSVYLPLAVLGLIALIMLFKLPETKRNLDNKFDKQEFIQLVKEKRNRMIFASLFFISTAPSLLLNFLSIYLSNEFNLSQIDVGLAYTSIAVGTIIGIIIATIFTDKIGKLRLSKILFTLMVISLVAIPYLKNLTLIIILSTLFTLGLDGGWTSYQTFATEVSTEKRGTFMSLFYMVNALTVTFYSLVGSLIYAIGGFSLAITIATICSLIGLIIVNKLSIQP, from the coding sequence ATGAATCAATATTTAATATTTATAACAACCTTTATTATTCAATTTATTATTGCTATTGAAATGAATATGTTAGGTCCACTTGCTCCTTTTCTATCAGATTATTTTAATATCAAAGATAATATGGTAATATTGTTTAACCTAGGTTTCTCTGCTGTAGGTATATTAGTTCCTTTTTTAGGTATATTAGCCGATAGATTTGGAAAGAAAAAAATTATAAGCTTTGCTTTGGTTTTGTTCCTTGTAGGTTGTATGGCTGCAGGCTTTGCAAAGGCTCCATTAGTTTTTGCTTTTGGAAGAATTTTTATAGGATTAGGCTATTATTCATTAAGTAGTATAAACTTATCATATGTTTCAGAATTTATAAATTATGAAAACAGAGGCATGGCTTCAGGTATACTTAGAATTGCATTTGGTTTAGGGGTAATTTTCACACCTATTTATGCAACAGGACTTATAAATAAATTTAATTATATATATAGCGTATATCTTCCCCTTGCAGTATTGGGTTTAATAGCATTGATTATGCTTTTCAAATTACCTGAAACTAAAAGAAATTTGGATAACAAATTTGATAAGCAAGAGTTTATTCAGTTAGTTAAAGAAAAAAGGAATAGGATGATATTTGCTTCTTTGTTTTTTATATCTACAGCGCCTTCTTTATTGCTTAATTTTTTAAGTATATATTTATCAAATGAATTTAATTTATCACAAATTGATGTTGGTTTAGCTTATACATCAATAGCTGTAGGTACTATTATTGGTATTATAATAGCAACTATTTTTACAGATAAAATAGGTAAATTGAGACTATCTAAAATTCTTTTCACTTTAATGGTGATTTCTCTAGTAGCAATACCTTATTTAAAAAATTTAACTTTGATAATTATTTTATCAACATTATTCACTTTAGGTCTTGATGGTGGTTGGACATCATACCAGACTTTTGCTACAGAAGTTTCTACAGAAAAAAGAGGCACATTTATGAGCCTCTTCTATATGGTTAATGCACTGACTGTAACCTTCTATTCTCTTGTTGGATCATTAATATATGCTATAGGTGGCTTTAGCTTAGCAATCACCATAGCTACGATTTGCTCACTAATTGGTTTAATAATTGTTAATAAGCTCTCTATCCAACCATAA
- a CDS encoding ABC transporter ATP-binding protein: MLKRFISYYRPHKKLFIIDMFFSFLMSAFDLIFPIYSRKMINEIIPNGQMNLLLKWSIFMAIIFLLRYISNYIVAYWGHVLGVRIEHDMRNDIFSHLQTLSLSYFDNTKTGHIMSRIVNDLRDITELAHHGPENIFISLIMLLGSFIILLSIEWRLTLILFTFIPLMLYFVMKRRDSMEESFRQVRKKIANINSQLENSISGVRVAKSFTNEEYEIDKFNENNLEYSDARKVSYKVMAEFIAGMGVISNILNLIVISIGGYFVYTKIIDIGDLFAYTLYVNYFMQPIKRLTEFAQQLQDGATGFERFIEVMDIEPDIIDSENAVDISNVKGNIVFNDVSFSYNNGEDTVLSNLNLDIEAGKTVALVGPSGAGKTTLCHLIPRFYDIKEGDILLDGVDIKNIKLKSLRQNIGLVQQDVFLFTGTIKDNIGYGKPNASDEEIIEAAKRASIHDFILTLPNGYNTYIGEKGVKLSGGQKQRISIARLFLKNPPILILDEATSALDNETEIMIQQSLEKLSEGRTTLVIAHRLSTIKNADEILVLTNEGIVESGDHETLLAQGKLYANLYNSQFKNLTN; this comes from the coding sequence ATGTTAAAAAGATTTATATCATATTATAGACCACATAAAAAACTATTTATCATAGATATGTTTTTTTCTTTCTTAATGTCAGCCTTTGACCTGATTTTTCCAATATATTCAAGGAAGATGATAAATGAAATCATACCAAATGGCCAGATGAATTTGTTATTAAAATGGTCGATTTTTATGGCTATTATATTTCTGTTAAGATATATCAGTAACTATATAGTAGCTTACTGGGGGCATGTACTAGGTGTTCGGATTGAGCATGATATGAGAAATGATATTTTTTCACATTTACAGACATTATCCTTAAGTTATTTTGATAATACTAAAACAGGGCACATAATGTCAAGAATAGTAAATGATTTAAGAGATATTACGGAATTAGCTCACCATGGACCAGAGAATATATTTATTTCTCTAATTATGCTGCTAGGTTCCTTTATTATTTTATTGTCTATCGAATGGAGACTTACTCTAATCTTGTTTACCTTTATACCATTAATGTTATATTTCGTAATGAAAAGAAGAGACAGTATGGAGGAATCATTCAGGCAGGTAAGAAAGAAAATTGCCAATATAAATTCTCAGTTAGAGAATAGTATATCTGGTGTAAGAGTGGCAAAATCCTTTACTAATGAAGAATATGAGATAGATAAATTTAACGAGAATAATTTAGAGTATTCTGATGCTAGAAAAGTATCCTATAAGGTAATGGCTGAATTCATAGCAGGTATGGGGGTAATATCCAATATATTGAATTTAATTGTAATATCTATTGGTGGTTATTTTGTATATACCAAAATAATTGATATTGGGGACTTATTTGCATATACCTTATATGTAAATTATTTTATGCAGCCGATTAAAAGGTTAACAGAATTTGCTCAACAGTTACAAGATGGAGCCACTGGATTCGAAAGATTTATTGAAGTTATGGACATAGAGCCAGATATTATTGATAGTGAGAATGCTGTAGATATTTCTAATGTAAAAGGAAATATAGTATTCAATGATGTAAGCTTTAGCTATAACAATGGTGAAGATACTGTATTATCAAATTTGAATTTAGATATCGAAGCAGGAAAGACAGTTGCATTAGTTGGTCCTTCTGGAGCAGGTAAGACTACACTATGTCATTTAATTCCTAGGTTTTATGATATAAAAGAAGGTGATATTCTTCTTGATGGTGTTGATATTAAGAATATTAAATTAAAATCCTTAAGACAAAATATTGGGTTAGTTCAACAAGATGTTTTTTTATTCACTGGAACTATAAAGGATAATATAGGATATGGTAAACCTAATGCCAGTGATGAAGAGATAATAGAAGCTGCTAAACGTGCAAGTATTCATGATTTCATCCTAACATTACCTAATGGTTATAATACTTACATCGGGGAAAAGGGAGTAAAATTATCTGGTGGTCAAAAACAGAGAATATCCATTGCTAGATTGTTTTTAAAGAATCCTCCGATCCTTATTCTAGATGAAGCCACTTCTGCTCTTGATAATGAAACCGAAATAATGATTCAACAATCACTAGAGAAACTTTCAGAAGGTAGAACTACGTTAGTTATTGCTCATAGATTATCAACAATAAAGAATGCTGATGAGATATTGGTGCTAACCAATGAAGGAATTGTTGAAAGTGGAGATCATGAAACATTATTAGCCCAAGGTAAGTTATATGCAAACCTATATAACTCTCAGTTCAAGAATCTGACAAATTAA